The following proteins come from a genomic window of Hymenobacter canadensis:
- a CDS encoding toxin-antitoxin system YwqK family antitoxin translates to MLDSLFAMRYVLFALLLLLACSSCQRLNAKGPIGFWSEHRHDRDLRPHGPWRGYYPEPARQMASRERFRHGRIVGTSRFYGANGVLERKEVYVRAVDGLMRITYYHPNGRIWRTGQARIVAEPDGSHFYWFGDWPVYSAAGKAEKLEHYETGKLVSVRPAATPPVLRPK, encoded by the coding sequence ATGCTTGATTCCCTGTTTGCTATGCGCTATGTTCTGTTTGCCCTCTTGCTGCTGCTGGCCTGCAGCAGCTGCCAGCGGCTGAACGCCAAAGGACCCATCGGCTTCTGGTCGGAGCACCGCCACGACCGTGACCTGCGGCCCCATGGCCCCTGGCGCGGCTACTATCCCGAGCCAGCCCGGCAAATGGCTTCGCGGGAACGGTTTCGGCACGGTCGTATCGTGGGCACCTCCCGCTTCTACGGCGCCAATGGTGTGCTGGAACGCAAGGAGGTGTACGTTCGTGCTGTTGATGGCCTCATGCGCATCACGTACTACCACCCCAACGGCCGCATCTGGCGCACCGGGCAGGCCCGCATCGTAGCCGAGCCCGACGGTTCCCACTTCTACTGGTTCGGCGACTGGCCCGTGTACTCCGCTGCCGGTAAGGCCGAAAAGCTGGAGCACTACGAGACCGGCAAGCTGGTGAGCGTGCGCCCCGCGGCCACGCCGCCGGTGCTCCGCCCGAAGTAG
- a CDS encoding GH3 auxin-responsive promoter family protein, translated as MINGILSWAVQRRLASIRHFRDNPYEVQQGVLKELLHKARATEWGRRHGFTDGPSAGEFAQRVPVSSYEELVPDLERVMRGEADVLWPGRVQWFAKSSGTTNARSKYIPVTREALHECHYRAGRDMVALSTLHYPEAQLLGGKTLSLGGTHTPNPLRPHDPASRAGDVSAIIMQNLPAWAEHIRTPPLEMALLDEWEEKIERIARHVQHQDVRALAGVPTWMIVLLRRVTELAGAANITEVWPNLRLFLHGAVAFGPYRQLFRQLIPGLQMHYLEVYNASEGYLALQDEPDSEDLLLLLNHGIYYEFLPADQWEAVEPQTVPLEAVELGKSYALIISTNAGLWRYKIGDTVRFTSLQPYRIRITGRTKHFLNAFGEEVVVENAEAAVAAACQATAATVRDFTAAPIYFAGAADGSRGGHQWLVEFLAPPHDAAHFAAVLDQTLRQLNSDYDAKRHRDLALVAPKLTVAAPGQFERWLARRGKLGGQHKVPRLSNSRDLLEEILRESE; from the coding sequence GTGATTAACGGTATTCTGAGTTGGGCCGTGCAGCGCCGCTTGGCCAGCATCCGCCACTTCCGCGACAACCCGTACGAGGTGCAGCAGGGCGTGCTGAAAGAGCTGCTGCACAAGGCCCGCGCCACGGAGTGGGGCCGCCGCCACGGCTTCACCGACGGCCCGTCGGCCGGCGAGTTTGCTCAGCGCGTGCCCGTAAGCAGCTACGAGGAGCTGGTGCCTGATCTGGAGCGGGTGATGCGCGGCGAAGCCGATGTGCTGTGGCCCGGCCGCGTGCAGTGGTTTGCCAAGAGCAGCGGCACCACTAACGCCCGCAGCAAGTACATCCCGGTTACGCGCGAGGCGCTGCATGAGTGCCACTACCGCGCCGGCCGCGACATGGTGGCGCTTTCCACCCTGCACTACCCCGAGGCGCAGCTGCTGGGCGGCAAAACCCTCTCGCTGGGTGGCACGCACACCCCCAACCCGCTGCGCCCCCACGACCCCGCCTCCCGCGCCGGCGACGTGTCGGCCATCATCATGCAGAACCTGCCCGCCTGGGCCGAGCACATCCGCACGCCGCCGCTGGAGATGGCGCTGCTGGATGAATGGGAAGAGAAGATCGAGCGGATTGCGCGCCACGTGCAGCACCAGGACGTGCGGGCGCTGGCCGGCGTGCCCACCTGGATGATCGTGCTGCTGCGCCGCGTGACCGAGCTGGCCGGCGCCGCCAACATCACAGAGGTGTGGCCCAACCTGCGCCTGTTTCTGCACGGCGCCGTGGCGTTCGGGCCGTACCGCCAGCTGTTTCGGCAGCTGATTCCGGGCCTGCAGATGCACTATCTGGAGGTCTACAACGCCTCCGAAGGCTACCTGGCCCTGCAGGACGAGCCCGACTCCGAGGATCTGCTGCTGCTGCTCAACCACGGCATCTACTATGAGTTTCTGCCCGCCGACCAGTGGGAAGCCGTTGAGCCACAAACCGTGCCGCTGGAGGCCGTAGAGCTGGGCAAAAGCTACGCCCTGATCATCAGCACGAATGCGGGCCTGTGGCGCTACAAAATCGGGGATACGGTGCGCTTCACGAGTTTGCAGCCCTACCGCATCCGCATCACGGGCCGCACCAAGCACTTCCTGAATGCCTTTGGCGAAGAAGTGGTGGTGGAAAACGCCGAAGCCGCCGTGGCCGCTGCCTGCCAGGCCACGGCCGCCACCGTGCGCGACTTCACGGCCGCCCCCATCTACTTCGCCGGTGCCGCCGATGGCTCCCGCGGAGGGCACCAGTGGCTGGTAGAGTTCCTGGCGCCGCCCCACGATGCCGCCCACTTCGCCGCCGTCCTTGACCAGACCCTACGCCAGCTCAACTCCGACTACGACGCCAAGCGCCACCGCGACCTAGCGCTGGTGGCCCCCAAGCTCACGGTAGCCGCGCCAGGGCAGTTTGAGCGGTGGCTGGCCCGCCGGGGCAAGCTGGGCGGCCAGCACAAAGTGCCCCGCCTGAGCAACTCCCGCGACCTGCTGGAGGAGATTCTGCGCGAAAGCGAGTAG
- a CDS encoding TIGR00266 family protein: MNSHDVDYQILGNDIQVLEVELDPNETVIAEAGAMVYMEEAIAFETKMGDGSEPDQGLMGKLFSAGTRLVTGESLFMTHFTHRGSHGKSKVAFSAPYPGTIIPLDLGTLPQGLVVQKDGFLAAARGTRISIHFNQKLGAGLFGGEGFILQKLTGDGKAFIHAGGTVIEKRLNSELLRVDTGCVVAFEPGIDFSIARAGGLKSMIFGGEGLMLATLRGTGRVWLQSMPVKKLIQALAPAGGNAQKESGGILGNLMGAFDQ; the protein is encoded by the coding sequence ATGAACTCGCACGACGTAGATTACCAGATTCTGGGCAACGATATTCAGGTGCTGGAAGTGGAGCTGGACCCTAACGAAACCGTCATTGCTGAGGCGGGCGCCATGGTGTACATGGAGGAAGCCATTGCGTTTGAAACCAAGATGGGCGACGGCTCGGAGCCCGACCAGGGCCTGATGGGCAAGCTGTTTTCGGCCGGCACGCGCCTGGTTACGGGCGAGTCGCTGTTTATGACGCACTTCACGCACCGCGGCAGCCACGGCAAGAGCAAAGTGGCTTTTTCAGCCCCGTACCCGGGCACTATCATCCCGCTGGACCTGGGCACGCTGCCGCAGGGCCTGGTGGTGCAGAAAGATGGCTTCCTGGCCGCGGCACGTGGCACGCGCATCAGCATCCATTTCAACCAGAAGCTGGGCGCCGGCCTGTTCGGCGGTGAAGGCTTCATTCTGCAGAAGCTCACCGGCGACGGCAAGGCCTTCATTCACGCGGGCGGCACCGTCATCGAGAAGCGCCTCAATAGTGAGCTATTGCGGGTAGACACGGGCTGTGTGGTCGCCTTCGAGCCCGGCATCGACTTCAGCATTGCCCGCGCCGGGGGCCTCAAATCCATGATCTTTGGGGGAGAGGGCCTGATGCTGGCCACGCTGCGCGGCACCGGCCGCGTATGGCTGCAGTCGATGCCCGTGAAGAAGCTGATTCAGGCCTTGGCGCCGGCCGGCGGCAACGCCCAGAAGGAAAGCGGCGGTATCCTGGGCAACCTCATGGGCGCCTTCGACCAATAG
- the lptB gene encoding LPS export ABC transporter ATP-binding protein: MILRAEHLVKKYKSRTVVNDMSLHVEQGEIVGLLGPNGAGKTTSFYMTVGMVKPDGGRVFLDDQEITKMPIYQRARLGIGYLAQEASVFRDLSVEENILAVLQMTKMPKQEQLDKVESLLNEFSLTHVRKNLGKVLSGGERRRTEIARALAVDPKFVLLDEPFAGVDPIATEEIQSIVARLKHKNIGILITDHDVNSTLSIVDRAYLLFEGKLLKAGTAEELAADETVRRVYLGKNFELKRKL, from the coding sequence ATGATTCTCAGAGCTGAACACCTGGTTAAGAAGTACAAGTCCCGCACGGTTGTCAACGACATGTCGCTGCACGTGGAGCAGGGCGAAATTGTGGGGCTGCTGGGGCCGAATGGGGCCGGCAAAACCACCTCGTTCTACATGACCGTGGGCATGGTGAAGCCTGACGGCGGGCGCGTGTTTCTGGACGACCAGGAAATCACGAAGATGCCTATCTACCAGCGCGCCCGCCTCGGCATCGGCTACCTGGCTCAGGAAGCCAGCGTGTTCCGCGACCTGAGCGTGGAGGAAAACATCCTGGCCGTGCTGCAGATGACCAAGATGCCCAAGCAGGAGCAGCTCGACAAGGTGGAATCCTTGCTCAACGAGTTCAGCCTGACCCACGTGCGCAAAAACCTGGGCAAGGTGCTGAGCGGCGGCGAGCGGCGGCGTACCGAAATAGCCCGCGCCCTGGCCGTCGACCCCAAATTCGTGCTGCTCGATGAGCCCTTTGCCGGCGTCGACCCGATTGCCACCGAAGAAATTCAGAGCATTGTGGCCCGGCTCAAACACAAGAATATCGGCATCCTGATTACCGACCACGACGTTAATTCCACGCTCAGTATCGTGGACCGGGCCTATCTGCTCTTCGAAGGCAAGCTGCTGAAAGCCGGCACCGCCGAAGAGCTGGCTGCCGACGAAACCGTACGCCGCGTGTACCTGGGCAAAAATTTCGAGCTCAAACGCAAGCTATAG
- a CDS encoding DoxX family protein produces the protein MPGFRRFNRFLLAFLFVGAGITHFVAPASFVRIVPPYLPAPLLLVYLSGAAEIAGGLGLLLPATRRWAVWGLILLLIAVFPANVYMLQSHGAGLAVPQWALWLRLPLQAVLVAWVWWVRK, from the coding sequence ATGCCTGGTTTTCGCCGCTTCAACCGCTTTCTGCTGGCCTTCCTGTTCGTGGGAGCTGGCATCACCCATTTTGTGGCGCCGGCCTCTTTTGTGCGCATCGTGCCGCCGTATCTGCCGGCGCCGCTGCTGCTGGTATACCTGAGCGGGGCCGCCGAAATTGCCGGCGGCCTGGGGCTGCTGCTGCCGGCTACCCGCCGCTGGGCGGTCTGGGGCCTGATATTGCTGTTGATAGCCGTGTTTCCGGCCAACGTGTACATGCTGCAAAGCCACGGCGCGGGCCTGGCGGTGCCGCAGTGGGCGCTGTGGCTGCGGCTGCCACTGCAGGCGGTGCTGGTGGCCTGGGTGTGGTGGGTGCGGAAGTAG